A stretch of Phoenix dactylifera cultivar Barhee BC4 chromosome 16, palm_55x_up_171113_PBpolish2nd_filt_p, whole genome shotgun sequence DNA encodes these proteins:
- the LOC103702717 gene encoding uncharacterized protein At1g01500-like isoform X2, whose product MESHHDPLSRESSQDSERKIIMHPLYLPKSSPWLDLKVFYVRASNFEVDESTPEHLTLNHIPLTPDTILEVNGRRSSIYSECVSSLLRRDRVDKKSEEATFVSTDNIRMTGSVRFEVFDGNNLLLAGVLELCNSSVLKGESKNHGKKWSMRCQSVMSVDNGFLKGKQYMSPEIPSPVLEVYVAGCFSGNPIILTKTLQLDCRRKQQKTVGLNSILEYETDEVKKEVPSEDALQALLLGTIISRSIDRTNDYFDWSYVLPTSKWISSTHDGTPTSVFVCLERWLLHYFKGAAEVVLIMSNRLAFWNN is encoded by the exons ATGGAGTCTCATCATGATCCGCTCAGTAGAGAGTCATCGCAGGATTCTGAAAGGAAGATCATTATGCACCCCCTTTACCTTCCCAAGTCTTCACCTTGGCTCGACCTGAAGGTCTTTTATGTGAGGGCGAGCAACTTTGAGGTTGATGAATCAACACCAGAGCATCTCACCCTTAACCATATTCCACTGACCCCCGACACCATCCTCGAAGTGAATGGTCGTAGAAGTAGCATTTATTCAGAATGCGTTTCTTCTTTGCTTAGAAGGGACAGAGTTGACAAGAAATCAGAAGAAGCTACATTTGTCAGCACGGATAATATAAGGATGACCGGAAGTGTGAGATTTGAGGTCTTTGATGGAAATAATCTATTGCTTGCTGGAGTCCTAGAGTTGTGCAATAGTAGTGTCCTGAAAGGGGAATCAAAAAATCATGGCAAGAAATGGAGCATGAGATGCCAATCTGTGATGTCGGTTGATAATGGCTTTCTGAAAGGCAAGCAATATATGAGTCCAGAGATTCCTTCGCCCGTGCTAGAGGTGTATGTTGCTGGGTGTTTCTCGGGCAATCCCATTATCTTGACTAAGACTCTGCAGCTTGATTGCCGGAGGAAGCAACAGAAGACAGTGGGGCTAAATTCAATTCTTGAGTATGAGACAGATGAAGTGAAGAAAGAGGTGCCATCTGAGGATGCTTTGCAG GCTTTGTTGTTGGGCACAATAATTTCACGAAGTATTGACAGAACAAATGACTACTTTGACTGGTCTTATGTTTTGCCAACTTCTAAATGGATTTCTAGCACTCACGATGGAACTCCAACGAGTGTTTTTGTGTGCCTTGAAAGATGGTTGCTCCACTACTTTAAAGGCGCAGCTGAAGTTGTGCTTATAATGAGCAACCGCTTGGCATTTTGGAACAATTAA
- the LOC103702716 gene encoding cytochrome P450 90B1-like, with the protein MALELLLVLSPAIIALILIFRFKSSSRTDGKSTKLPPGNLGWPLIGETISFMQPHSSASLGAFMAEHIAKYGRIFRTNLLGKATIVSADPEFNRFILQSEGRLFENSCPTSIKEIMGPWSMLALAGDAHKEMRSIAVNFMSNVKLRTFFLPDIEKQALEVLHSWEDRSTFSAQEEGKKFAFNLMVKHLMSLDPGMPETEQLRLEYHAFMKGMASIPLNLPGTAYRKALQSRAIILKIMGQKLEERIQKVNDKCEGLEEDDLLASVSRNTNLSKEQILDLILSMLFAGHETSSAAIALAIYFLESCPKAVQQLKEEHEEIARLKKERGETGLNWDDYKQMKFTHCVINETLRLGNIVKFLHRKAITDVQFKGYHIPCGWEVVPIISAAHLDPSIYDDPQRYNPWRWLQAISANLTKNSNVMSFSGGPRLCPGAELAKLEIAVFLHHLVRRYQWEVAEHDYPVSFPFLGFPKGLRIKVRLLQ; encoded by the exons ATGGCGTTGGAGCTTCTCCTTGTGCTTTCTCCTGCCATCATAGCCCTTATCCTCATCTTTAGATTCAAGAGCAGTAGTAGGACCGATGGCAAGTCGACGAAGCTCCCACCGGGGAACCTCGGATGGCCTCTCATCGGCGAGACCATCTCTTTCATGCAGCCCCACTCTTCTGCCTCCTTGGGAGCCTTCATGGCCGAACACATCGCAAA GTACGGGAGGATCTTTAGGACGAACTTGTTGGGGAAGGCGACGATCGTGTCGGCGGACCCGGAGTTCAACCGATTCATCCTTCAGAGCGAGGGGAGGCTCTTCGAGAACAGCTGCCCGACGAGCATCAAGGAGATCATGGGGCCTTGGTCGATGCTGGCGCTGGCGGGCGACGCGCACAAGGAGATGCGCTCCATCGCCGTCAACTTCATGAGCAATGTTAAGCTCCGCACCTTCTTCCTCCCCGACATCGAGAAGCAGGCGCTGGAGGTTCTCCATTCCTGGGAGGACCGCTCCACCTTCTCAGcccaagaagaaggaaagaag TTTGCCTTCAATCTGATGGTGAAGCATCTGATGAGCTTGGATCCAGGGATGCCGGAAACCGAGCAGCTAAGGCTGGAGTACCATGCATTCATGAAGGGAATGGCCTCCATCCCTTTGAATCTACCTGGAACGGCATACAGAAAAGCCCTGCag TCAAGAGCCATAATCCTCAAGATCATGGGACAAAAGCTGGAGGAGAGAATCCAAAAGGTCAATGACAAATGTGAAGGCTTGGAAGAAGATGACCTTCTAGCTTCAGTATCTAGAAACACAAATCTTTCCAAAGAACAGATCCTTGACCTAATACTAAGCATGCTCTTCGCCGGCCATGAAACCTCCTCCGCTGCCATCGCCTTGGCCATCTACTTCCTCGAGTCATGTCCCAAAGCTGTCCAGCAACTAAAA GAAGAGCATGAGGAGATCGCAAGACTGAAGAAGGAACGCGGCGAGACTGGACTCAACTGGGATGACTACAAGCAAATGAAATTCACCCACTGT GTCATCAACGAGACCCTTAGACTGGGCAATATTGTCAAGTTCTTGCACAGGAAGGCTATTACAGATGTTCAATTCAAGG gGTATCACATTCCGTGTGGGTGGGAGGTGGTGCCAATCATATCAGCAGCCCATTTGGATCCATCCATTTACGATGATCCGCAGCGCTACAATCCATGGAGATGGCTGCAG GCTATCTCCGCCAACTTGACGAAGAACAGCAATGTGATGTCCTTCAGCGGCGGTCCACGACTGTGCCCCGGCGCGGAGCTCGCAAAGTTAGAGATTGCAGTTTTCCTCCACCACCTTGTTCGGAGATACCAGTGGGAGGTTGCAGAGCATGACTACCCTGTTTCCTTCCCTTTCCTTGGGTTCCCCAAAGGCTTGCGCATCAAAGTCCGGCTTCTCCAGTGA
- the LOC103702717 gene encoding uncharacterized protein At1g01500-like isoform X1 → MESHHDPLSRESSQDSERKIIMHPLYLPKSSPWLDLKVFYVRASNFEVDESTPEHLTLNHIPLTPDTILEVNGRRSSIYSECVSSLLRRDRVDKKSEEATFVSTDNIRMTGSVRFEVFDGNNLLLAGVLELCNSSVLKGESKNHGKKWSMRCQSVMSVDNGFLKGKQYMSPEIPSPVLEVYVAGCFSGNPIILTKTLQLDCRRKQQKTVGLNSILEYETDEVKKEVPSEDALQVSKFKDFKPENDVDVDYNSIYSCEDYAEGEDGELSWFNAGVRVGVGISLGICLGIGVGVGLLVRTYQATTRNFRR, encoded by the exons ATGGAGTCTCATCATGATCCGCTCAGTAGAGAGTCATCGCAGGATTCTGAAAGGAAGATCATTATGCACCCCCTTTACCTTCCCAAGTCTTCACCTTGGCTCGACCTGAAGGTCTTTTATGTGAGGGCGAGCAACTTTGAGGTTGATGAATCAACACCAGAGCATCTCACCCTTAACCATATTCCACTGACCCCCGACACCATCCTCGAAGTGAATGGTCGTAGAAGTAGCATTTATTCAGAATGCGTTTCTTCTTTGCTTAGAAGGGACAGAGTTGACAAGAAATCAGAAGAAGCTACATTTGTCAGCACGGATAATATAAGGATGACCGGAAGTGTGAGATTTGAGGTCTTTGATGGAAATAATCTATTGCTTGCTGGAGTCCTAGAGTTGTGCAATAGTAGTGTCCTGAAAGGGGAATCAAAAAATCATGGCAAGAAATGGAGCATGAGATGCCAATCTGTGATGTCGGTTGATAATGGCTTTCTGAAAGGCAAGCAATATATGAGTCCAGAGATTCCTTCGCCCGTGCTAGAGGTGTATGTTGCTGGGTGTTTCTCGGGCAATCCCATTATCTTGACTAAGACTCTGCAGCTTGATTGCCGGAGGAAGCAACAGAAGACAGTGGGGCTAAATTCAATTCTTGAGTATGAGACAGATGAAGTGAAGAAAGAGGTGCCATCTGAGGATGCTTTGCAG GTGTCAAAGTTCAAGGACTTTAAACCAGAGAATGATGTCGATGTGGATTATAACAGTATCTATTCTTGTGAAGACTATGCCGAAGGGGAGGATGGGGAACTCTCATGGTTCAATGCTGGTGTCAGGGTTGGAGTGGGTATTAGTCTCGGCATTTGCCTTGGCATTGGAGTAGGTGTCGGTTTGCTAGTTCGTACGTATCAGGCCACTACCCGAAATTTTAGGAGGTGA